The window aagcttccgtgcaacgtagaTAGCAAGTAAATTAATTAATCTTTGAAAGTTTATGAAATACATTGATGAGTTAGGCAAGTTGTATTGAATAGTGCTTTTGAAAATGACCAAATGACTTTTAGTCTAATTCAAAAAGACACGTGTGTTGATTTGCAAAGGAAGTAAAGTAATTAATCTGTTAtccaataaattaataattgtgCTTTTAATTTGTTGGGAAATAAATCTGTTCACATTTCTCGCATATACGCTATATAAACACAATTTGGTTATTATCTCTCAAAGATGtgatttgattatttgtttGTAGTCTAGATATGGTCCATATGGATTGAGTTTGAGAAATGTACAAGGACAATATTTATATAGAGCTAGCGATATAGACTGATAATGCAATGGACCTAGATCACTGACTTTTTCTTCGGAAAAAATAAGTAATTATCCATATTATGTTGAGTTTACTACTTTGATTAGTTGATTGTTGGAAGTTGGTTGTTCCTCCCACCATTGTATTTTTGTGTGgcaattttgttttgtaatttacattataaatTTGCTGTGACTGGGGGTATATAACTTCTTTTGGATTTGGCACTAGTTGATTAGAGTTAGAGCCGTGCTTACCCTTGTAGAAAAAAAACAACAGCTTCAGACCTCCtacttttaaatcaaaatatagggccccattgttatttttaaacatacataaaaaatcataaacccCCATTTTAAATAGTAAACATTAGAGGTGGGCAAAAaatcaaaccgaaccgaatcaaCCCAAACCAACTGAACCgaatcaaaccgaaccaaagTCTATTTTAAACCGTTCAATTGAAGATTTCCACCCAAATGGttcagtttggttcggttttaaaccaaaccaaactgagaaaccgatgtatttttgtaattatttaaattaaaaatattagtaatactAATATACTAAAATTCTAATACCAAACcacatattttctatttttcattcATTAACACATATTCTTCTAACCTAATATGTAATcatcaaaatatttgatttgaaaaatagattttttatattcttatatatgtaAACATGGATGTTAAATCTAAACCTAAAACTTAAAATTGAaagcaaattttattaaaaacaaaaattcttcTCCACAGCGTCATATAGAAAATGATTCATTGCAAACtttttaataatgatataaGAGACATTATTAATGATGTTGTTTTTTTAGttaactttaatttattttaatttttatatacttttttgtttttttgtaaagGTTTgggtttcagttttatattgaatTAAGTTCACATAGTTTATGTTTACATAGTTTATGTTTCAAAGaataaaatttcttttaaaaattaaactaaaaaaaaaactaattaaaatgatccataaaacaaaccgaactgaaccgaatacaaaccgaaccaaacacaaaccgaaccaaaccaaactaactatGGTTTATTTTAGTTGAAAAACTTGAAGTTTCACTTCTTAAAActgtaaatttgaaattttactaCTTAAAACTCtgaatttaaagttttaaaattcatttttggagcaaaaaactctatatttggagttataTAGTTTCTTTTGCACCAATTACTATGTGTTATCTCTTAATCTTATTAGCATTAGATGAAGAAAGCAACACATacattgaaaattaaaataaacaagaGTGCCATGTGGTAGAGGTTGAGACATATAAACCTAATGTTATCTCTCATGATTCTTTATTCTGAAACACTGACTGAAAAATACAATGCCTGCGATTTTGAAAGTCTTGCATAGGTAAAAGCCTTATGATTGACCCGGTTACAGAAGAAGAAGGATGTGAGGATGGAAGCTCGATAGTGACGTGCATGCCGTCTCGTTATGAAGTCACTCAGAGCTGACCATCACTGGTGAATGGGCAACTCCTAATATCAACGAGGTATGCCCTCCAATAATACCTTATCTCCTTTGATTGCTGCTCAGATTTAAAGCACATGACATGGGCTAACTAGACTGTTCTTCATTATAATCTTTATGCACAAATTAGATTATTGTGTCTTCATACCTAAACAATCCGCAAGTCCGACAAAGGGGTCTATGTGGTAACATCTTAGCACGTAACGTTGAACTAATTGGGTGATAGGACTAGGAGCGTGTAGACATGTAAccaaataatttacaaaattttgCAGGCAATGCAGCTTTGCGTGGATGCTTGTTCAAAACTTGGAGAGATCATGCGGGATCGTCTGAAACAAGCTGCGTCAGCTACCGATGAATGAACATATTCAAGAAACTATATGGATTCTGGATTGTACCTTAGCCATAGCATGAAACCGGTTAAGCTGTGTTTAGGTGAAATCGATTTTAGACCAAACCAGTCTGGTTTAGTTTAGACCGATGTATTTTGCTAcgtcaagttttttttttttgttaaatattttgctACGTCAAGTTTGCGGAGCTATATCGTTTGTTATGAAATGAAAATCCAATTTTGTACCAAAATCTTTAAATGTGTATTTCTATTAAACATACAAACCGACACTCAAAGCTTCATTTCCTGTCTTACTGCGAGTCTGTGACCTTGCACTAATACATTAAATCAGATATTCAATATTTATACGGAACTGCAGTGATATTTTGGGGTCTTCTTGTTCACGTCACGTGTTTGTGCTGACGATATAGGTAGGGTTGATTGGGTAATTGCTGTTACGAGGGTATTTGAGGAATTTCAGCTTACGTCTGAACTTGAGCTCATGTAAGAAGAGTACAATGCAAAGAATCTAAAATACGCATGACTGTGATATGAATCTgaaacacagagagagagagagagaggacgtgTGTCTCTGACAAGTAGACAGCTGTAACCATGGGACTTCTAACGCCAAAGAAGACTTCCCACGTTTTCAACACAACCTAACAACTGTTTCTTTCTTCTCCACCTCTTCCCACTTTTgtctcctctttttttttaattaccttGAGCAACTTTTGTCTTCTTATTAAGATTGGTTCTTAACCAAAAATGTCCCTTTTAATATTTCGTTAACTTCCATGTTTTACTAAACATCttactattttgtaaattattaaTCCCCATTCGAAACCAATAACTAAACTTGACAGATATATGGTACTAGATTgttcatataaatatttcattCTTTGGCGAAAAATACATACATACCACCTTTCCGCATCCTTGGCTTAAAatgaaatgagaaaaaaaacatgataattTGTTGGACACATAAATGAAATACCACATAATGAAGTCTTGAAGATAAAAGATTCtgagtaaaataaataaatttgtagcTGGAGTCACCAACAAACTAATTTGATGTTAACTAAGATTCTCTATTAGTTAGTTAGTTTTGATCGAATATTGTTATTATCCACCATATTTTATCCTATACCGATTTACAGTGATCCCACAAGTTAATCCCCGATCTTCTTAACTCTACAATCTCTTTCGCCGTATGGCCCGTGACCACACCTCTCCATGCTTGCAATTTGCAAAGTTTGATCATTTAAAAGCACATGTCGTTAGATTCCGTCACGTTTGAAAGTTGTCACAAAAAGTCATGCGCTCTACTCAACTAGATAATAGTATGCTAGAAacctaaaaataatatttgctCCTTTCaaagaaatttaataaattttacaattctGAAATAATTAACtgaattaatgtattttaataaaagattatatacaaatatgaacaaacaaaacaagTAGAGGGAACTAGGAAAGACCCAATCAGGGTTAGAAAAAAATCAGTAGATAGGGAGAGTAAATATTTACCACTTACGTAAAATATATCTGACTTtaatgtgagagagagagagagagagagagagagagagagagagagagagagagagagagaggcaatTCGTGggctttttttctaaaaatcgaAGATTATATTTAGATTTGAGATCTGACCACCACAAGAGTTTATCTCCCCCTCTCTCCTTCCTCAGATCTTCATCTCTCTCCACTTTCACGGTATCCCTTCATTCCCTTTGTGATTCATTTGCTTTCGATTATTGTTGCTTTTCAGCTTCATATCTATGTATAAATCTCCTCCTCTGTTCTCATCTGAATCATTTTGATCGTCTCTGATCTCTTTTGCTAATTTGACTTCcgacaattgtttttttttcttccgtTGACCCTGTTGCTTAAAGGTTTGATCTTTCCCCTGTTCTGTCCGTATATTACGATTCTGCTGTtcgtatgttttttttttgtctggaaCTGATCTTGTTTGAATATGCATTTGATTACGATCTAGATCCTTAAAGTTGAATCCTTTCTTGTGTTGGATCCATTTCACACCAGGATCCTCTGTTTTTTTGCTCTGTTTTGAGAAGATGGGTGTTGAGGTTGTGAAGTTCGGTGGATTCGAGGTTGCTCCGGCTCCTTTCGAAGGAAAGCCCGAGACCAACGGGAAGGTAGTGGATAAGGTCGCCATCAAGGACGCAGATAAGCCTCCAAAGAAAGCCGAGGAGAGTCCCAACAACAATGTGTTGATCTCCGATGTACCTAAAGACGCAGCAGAGGAATGGCCCGCGGCGAAGCAGATCCGGTCCTTCTACTTCGTTAAGTACCGTCATTTCGACGACCCCAAGATCAAAGCCAAGCTTGATGTAGCTGATAAGGAGCTTGAGAAGCTGAGCAAGGCCAGGAGTGCTGTTTACGAACAGTTGAAAGCTAAGAGGGTATAaagtctcttttttttgttttggaacTCTGATGAATGGTCTGTAGAGTTGACTTTTTTTGTAATGATGCAATAGGCGGAGAGATCTGAGTTGTTTGACCTGTTGGACCCGTTGAAGACGGAGCGTCAAGGGTACAACACCAAGTTTGATGAGAAGAGAAAGGAGATGGAACCGTTGCAGCAAGCTTTGGGGAAGCTAAGGGGTAATGATGGTGGGAGTGCTCGTGGGCCTGCTATTTGTTCCTCTGAGGAAGAGTTGAACAATATGGTAACaatcttttacttttattttcttcacCTTTGCTGGATTCTCATTTGGTTTGTGGGGTAAAATGTAGATATATAGCTACCAGTATAGGATTCAACATGAGAGCATTCCTTTAACCGAGGAGAAGCAGCTTCTTAAAGAGATCAGGCTGCTTGAAGGGACGAGGGATAAGGTCATTGCTAATGAGGCTGTGAGAGCTAAGATCAAAGAGTCTATGGGTCAGAAAGATGATATTCAAGGTCAAGTTAAGGTAATAAGAGAGCTCTTGGTTTGGCTTGCTCTTTGCAGTTTTTGAGTCTGTAAAATCTCAAAGAATCTATGCTTGGTTTGCAGTTAATGGGTGCTGGTTTGGACGGAGTGAAGAAGGAGAGGCAAGCGATTTCAGCGAGGATTAATCAGCTGAGTGAGAAGGTGAAAGCAGCGAAAGATGAGATTCAGGTGCTGGAGAATGAGCTGAAGACTGTGACTGAGAAGAGAGACAAAGCTTACTCGAACATCCGTGAGCTTAGGAAGCAAAGAGATGAGAATGTACAAAACACACATACTCTTGAGCATGTTCTTGTGATTGATAATGGTTTGTAGactctttttatttattattttggttcTTGCAGAACTCTGGATTCTACCAAGGACGTGTTGTGTTGAACAAAGCTAGAGACTTGGCTGCACAAAAGAACGTAGAGGAGCTCGAGGCGCTCTCCAACGCAGAGGTTGAGAAATTCATCTCCCTCTGGTGCAGCAAGAAGAATTTCAGAGAAGATTACGAGAAGAGACTCTTACCGTCGCTTGATGCTAGGCAGCTTAGCCGAGATGGAAGGATGAGGAACCCTGAAGAGAAGCCTCTGATTGCTCCAGAGGCGCCACCGCAAGCAAAGGCGGTGACCGAGGTTGTTCCTAAAGCTAAGGCAAAGCAGCAGCAGCCTAAGGAGGAGCCAGTTTCTGCACCTAAACCAGAGGCTCCTGCTGTTCAGAAGACTGAGAAGAAAGGTAAAGATGCGGCGAAAGTAAAGAACGTTGTTGTTGCTGATGAAGAGGAGGATGAGGAAGTGTATGGTCTTGGAAAGCCgcaggaggagaagaagaaggtagATGAAGCGGCGTTGAGAGAGATGAGAAAGCAAGAGGAGATTGCTAAAGCCAAGCTTGCCATGGAAAGGAAAAAGAAGCAGGCGGAGAAAGCTGCTGCCAAAGCTGCTAAAAGAGCTCTAATGGAAGCtgagaagaaagagaaaaaggtAATTTATCAATGCTCTCTGCGTCTCCTCTCTTCTCCATTCTAATAATTCTCCATCCCTTTGTGTGTTGCAGGAGCGAGAGAAGAAGGCCAAGAAGAGCGGAATAGAGGCTGTATCTGAGGAAGTTCCAGAAGCTTCTGAGGCTGAGAAGGAGGAGACTGAAGCACCAGTGGAGGAGAAACCACAGAAGGAGAAACCAGTAAGGAACAGGATCCGCACTAGAGGAGGACCAGAGACACTCCCGAGAGCTATCCTCAAGCGTAAGAAGGCGACTAACTACTGGATTTATGCTGCTCCAGCTGCTCTTGTGGTGCTAATGCTTCTTGTCTTGGGTTACTACTACGTTCTCTAGATGGAAAACGTAGTGATGATCAAGCGAGTCTGCGTTTGTTGTAGTTTGGGATCTTGTTTTTGAGGATGAGACTCTTTAAACTTATGCCTCTTTTTACATACAGAGTAGCTACTCCTCCCTTTATAAGTACTTCTTACATTTcacttctttgttttttttctttctcttttgttgTTGAGGTTTTAACTTTGAAGTATGAAAACAGTTTTTGTTACATTACATTTTATAGCTCTGATAGTGTTACAGATTATCCCAGAAGTTATCATTTCTACATATAATTAAGTTGGTTATCATGACTAATGGGTCGAAACTGTGAATTGTGATTCATGAGATACATGATCAACTTTTTTGAGTACAAGCTTAACAGTTTGAGTTCTAAATGGATCAATAGAGTTTTATAAGGGGAGAACTCTAGGGCAGAACTCTAGAGTTTTCTACAAAAGAGTTATTAGTTGTTACCACTTACCACCACACACATAAGGCGAATTGCAGAATCTACTTGGAAAAGTAGATCCCTGATTGACTTATTCACCAAAAACCTCATCCATGAAAACCTTTGTCCCAACCGATGTGAGACTTTATTAACCACTGATTTGTAGTTAAGCatccatatttatttatttatccttttgactaatttatagtTAAACAGGCAAATGAAATAAGGTACTGGTAGTTCTTTAGACAAAGCTTATTAGTCCCATACCAAATCTGGACAATATTGTAAACAGATGATTTTTGTTTGATCTTTGTGCTCCATGTAtcgaaaaaaaatgtttgagaGGGAACTTGGAGATTGGTGggtccgagagagagagagacaatgCGTATCAGTGGTCACTCGTGTCCTTTAATAACACTTGGCCGAGTCGTAGCGTTCGAAACGTGTTTACATCATCGTGGGGGCTACACTTGCGATGAGACAATGGCTAGTTGTTACGTGTTACTTGTAATGGCCTTGGCAACTTAGCTATCGTCTTTAAATGCTTTGGTCTCATTCACAATAACTCTGCGTTGGTTCTGTTCAGATAAACTGAATTTACTGTAAACTAACTTTTGCTTTTTGCAATTATcaaattaagaattttttttcttttagatctCAAACTAAGTAATCGCACGTTTTCTTGAATTGTGAAAGCCAAGAAAATCTGCTAGTTTCAATTGTTTGTTAAATAACCATAAGAAAATTTTCGTTTAATGAAACGATTTTAGCATCCGTTAAAGTTATTTATGGTTCCTATTGGTAAACATCCATTAATTGCAGAATCGTGGAAAAATAGTTAAActgtgaaaaaataataattaagctgcaaattttttaaaaaattatggaaTGACGGAATAATACATACTACTCCTTCCATTTCGATTTAATTGTCGTTTTAGTTTTATgaacacatattaagaaaatatttaattttgcatattttcaacaaaaaaacatgttaatACTCCTACACCTAACTATATTTCaaccaattaaaaaattaataaggaattaaagttaataaattttgccTTGAATGTGACGAATTTTTTTCTCGAGaacgataaataatttgaaaacggaaggagtatattaattacaatatttttaCGATAATCActttattataaaagaaaacaaacaccaaacttaaactaattattaaaaatgtaaaaataactaaaatttattaaaaatactttacttcttattataaatatttagcttattttcaatatgtttttaataatagattgaaatcttataatattataaaacaaatttaatataattttatttacaacataattatttttaaaaaactattgctatttatttacaatttaaaatgacATTGCCATATAATTTAACAATGTGAAAGtgttaattttgtaaataatctactaaaatagacaattttttctttatatttttgtcaGCAAAAACACAAATGTTTTTATCTTCATTCCATATTTTTTGTTGATCTATAAAAAACTTGTGGAATCGCGTTTTTTTCCGCAAGCTTACCAAGGATAGCCGTTTAAAGCGTACTgaacgctctgtatacattgaCTAATCTAAGATGCACAATCAGTGTAGGTCCATAGTTTATAGGTTTCTACTGCCGACAGAGAGAAGAAATAAGCAAATTCAACTTTGTAAAGTAATGACCACTGAAAATACCACAAGATACAATAATAAACATTCAGCAGGACTTGTGAGTATTTTTGTCAAAGTCATCAAACAAAAATAAgtggaaaaataaaaagaacttTCCTGCATTGATGACATTGAcataaagaaaagagaaagtCTTTATGCCTTTTCTCATACGTGGGCTTTGGTAGGTAAATGAATTAAATTGCAATTAGCCCTTAATGACATTGTAAGAGCATTGAACTATATAAAGCTTGGTACGATCCAACTTAAGATCTATCCATGCAACTCTAAATACTAACTTAAGATCTCTATCCATGCAACTCTAAATATTTATTAGGATTGAACTTTACTACTTTGTTTATGTCCAAAACAAAACTCTACTACATAAATCACCTTTACCTCTAACCTTATAAACTCAGAGTCGCATGTAAACGTGATGAGTATTGATCACAAAACTAAATACTTTTAAACAGAGGTATTATGAACACAATAGCGTGACTCTTATTTATTATAACAAAACAACAATCCAAGTTATCCAACTATACTCAATAATAATACATAATTACGATGGAATCCGaaaaacaattaacaaaaataaaaataaagtagaGACTCGAAATGAAACTAGCCTCCAAATGTTCTTAAGCTGACATAAACATGGCTATAACCAGACTTAAAACTGTAGTTACCGACATAACGGCCATACCATTCGCAGAGGACTTTTCCTCGCCTGGAGCTTCCGCCGGCGAAGTGATTTCACCGGAGGCAGACGGACCCACCGTCGAACCTGACGGAGCACCTCCGGAGGGACCCATCGCCGAGGCTGAGGGAGCATCCCCGGAAGGACCCATCGCCGAGGCTGAGGGAGCATCTCCGGAAGGACCCATCGCCGAACCTGACGGGGCATCTCCCGAGGGACCCATCTCCGACGGCGAGTATGCTGACGGAGAATCTGACGGCGAATAAGAAACAGAGGAAGGAGATCCTGCGGGAGACGAAGATGGGGATCCGGCGGAAGAAGATTTTGGTGCCATTGATCCTGACGGTGAATAACCCGGTGCATACGACGGAGGAGCTGGCGGAGAAGTCACCGGAGAAGTTGCCGGAGAAACAGGGGAAGATGATTTAGGTGACATTGATCCCGGCGGTGAAGAACCCGGTGCATACGACGGAGGAGCTGGCGGAGAAGTTGCCGGAGAACCAGCGGAGGAAGATTTAGGTGGCATTGAACCCGGCGGAGAAGTCACCGGAGAAGACGACGGAGAACCAGGGGAAGATGATTTAGGTGACATTGATCCCGGCGGAGAAGATGACGGAGAACCAGGGAATGAGGATTTAGGTGGCATTGATCCCGGCGGAGAAGTCATCGGAGCAGAGGACGGAGAACCAGGGGAAGAGGATTTAGGTGGCATAGGTGCGGGTGGAGAAGTCGACGGAGACATATGAGAGGAAGATTTAGGTGCCATTGAACCTGGTGGAGAAGTTGCCGGAGACTTAGCGGAGGATGATTTAGGTGGCATTGATCCCGGCGGAGAAGTCACTGGAGAAGAAGACGGAGAAACAGGGGAAGATGATTTAGGTGGTGTATGTGCCGGTGGAGACGTCGCCGGAGAAACAGGGGATGAAGATGATTTAGGTGGCATTGTTCCCGGTGGAGAAGTCACCGGAGAAACAGGGGAAGTAGATTTAGGTGGCATAGGTGCCGGTGGAGAAGTCGCCGGAGAAACATGGGAAGAAGACTTAGGTGGCATTGATCCCGGCGGAGAAGTCACCGGAGCAGAAGACGGAGAAACAGGGGAAGAAGATTTAGGTGGCGTAGGTGCGGGTGGAGAAGTCGCCGGAGAAACAGGGGAAGAGGATTTAGGTGGTGTGTGTGCGGGTGGAGAAGTGGCCGGAGAAACATGGGAAGAAGACTTAGGTGGAATTGATCCCGGAGGAGATTTTCCCGGTGATGCTGCTTGAGGAGGAGCCGGAGTTCTAACGGACAAGACAACGACAGTAAGCTTTTGTCCCTTCTTACAGTTATCTTCATTGCCACTGATGAAGTAAAATGGACCAGAGCGTTCAAGCGAGATCTCAGAATCTCCGTCGTCAACTTTCTTGATAGGATTCTTGGTATTACATCCGTCGTAATCAGCCTTGTTCACCTCTAGCACCGAGTCCATTCCCTTAGCATAGCTGAAATCTGCAAGTACCCAAACTGAGTCtcagacaaaaacaaaacaaaaatagtaATCATATGACTAATAAGAAAGATAGGCTATTTGTACATACAGAGTGTGTCGTGTACTACGAAACGGCTCTTTCCAGCCCAAGATCCGTAATTTTCCGGCGGATTTGGAACCCACGCGCCGCTCCCTCCGACTTCAAACCTCCTTGCATCGGTAAAGAAGGTAGAGAAAGAGAGGAGTACCGTGAAGAGGAAGAAAGAAAGGCTATTGGTTCTTAGAAACGCCATGGTTTCTAAAAGCTGAGAGATTATGAGATAAATGGGTTTGTGTGACTATGATGAATATATAGCAATGAAAGGTTGTTAAAGATGAAATGAGAAAAATGGGAATAGGGCTAAAGGAAAGTGAACGTTTTGTGTTTATGATAAGGAGAAGATGTCGACTACTACGTGTTTAAAAATTGAATGTCGTATCAATTTGCTTCTTCATTAATACAAAAGAGTTTTCTCTCTGTATCTACCgacgttttgaaattttattatatcatcGAAAAATAGAAAAGTGGTACGAGTATAGTGCGCGTTAAAAGAGCTATAGAACTGTGGCAAGAAttggttggtagcggttgctggcgttttgcaacaatcgttcaaaccgctctgaaccgcgccaaatcgctccaaatcgctttgaacctcataaattcaaaagctggttccagctagggtttgcggttgcgggcgtttgcgggaggataaaaaaaattattttttttccaaaacaatataaatacaaaaataaaaaaaatcaataaaaaaattaaattgaaattataaaaatgctaaaatatatcaattaaattttaattaatattataaaacttttaaataaaaatattttctatattttaaaaaatttaaactataactttctaaatataaatttaatatttattataatattattatttttgatatttttataattgtataaaatgtaaatattgttaatttattatttaactgctgctgcatttggtagttaatcagtcataagtatcccgcaaacgcacaaatttctaaccgtataaccagtcgtacaaatctcttaaaaccgctagaaaccgcaaccacccgcatccgcaaactcccgcaaccgcaaccgctgcggttaaaccagCCAGGCCCTTAATACTAGTATAAGAATACTCAAATGTCTTAAATCTGCATCtggttccatttttttttggttgacgAGACGTGATTAGTGTTGATCTCAAAGATGACAAAAATGGTGGCTATGTTTTTTTGCAAAGAGAGGAACCATAAACATGAACATACACATATCTACTTTACCCGGTA of the Brassica rapa cultivar Chiifu-401-42 chromosome A03, CAAS_Brap_v3.01, whole genome shotgun sequence genome contains:
- the LOC103861697 gene encoding proton pump-interactor 1, which codes for MGVEVVKFGGFEVAPAPFEGKPETNGKVVDKVAIKDADKPPKKAEESPNNNVLISDVPKDAAEEWPAAKQIRSFYFVKYRHFDDPKIKAKLDVADKELEKLSKARSAVYEQLKAKRAERSELFDLLDPLKTERQGYNTKFDEKRKEMEPLQQALGKLRGNDGGSARGPAICSSEEELNNMIYSYQYRIQHESIPLTEEKQLLKEIRLLEGTRDKVIANEAVRAKIKESMGQKDDIQGQVKLMGAGLDGVKKERQAISARINQLSEKVKAAKDEIQVLENELKTVTEKRDKAYSNIRELRKQRDENNSGFYQGRVVLNKARDLAAQKNVEELEALSNAEVEKFISLWCSKKNFREDYEKRLLPSLDARQLSRDGRMRNPEEKPLIAPEAPPQAKAVTEVVPKAKAKQQQPKEEPVSAPKPEAPAVQKTEKKGKDAAKVKNVVVADEEEDEEVYGLGKPQEEKKKVDEAALREMRKQEEIAKAKLAMERKKKQAEKAAAKAAKRALMEAEKKEKKEREKKAKKSGIEAVSEEVPEASEAEKEETEAPVEEKPQKEKPVRNRIRTRGGPETLPRAILKRKKATNYWIYAAPAALVVLMLLVLGYYYVL
- the LOC103861700 gene encoding early nodulin-like protein 2, which encodes MAFLRTNSLSFFLFTVLLSFSTFFTDARRFEVGGSGAWVPNPPENYGSWAGKSRFVVHDTLYFSYAKGMDSVLEVNKADYDGCNTKNPIKKVDDGDSEISLERSGPFYFISGNEDNCKKGQKLTVVVLSVRTPAPPQAASPGKSPPGSIPPKSSSHVSPATSPPAHTPPKSSSPVSPATSPPAPTPPKSSSPVSPSSAPVTSPPGSMPPKSSSHVSPATSPPAPMPPKSTSPVSPVTSPPGTMPPKSSSSPVSPATSPPAHTPPKSSSPVSPSSSPVTSPPGSMPPKSSSAKSPATSPPGSMAPKSSSHMSPSTSPPAPMPPKSSSPGSPSSAPMTSPPGSMPPKSSFPGSPSSSPPGSMSPKSSSPGSPSSSPVTSPPGSMPPKSSSAGSPATSPPAPPSYAPGSSPPGSMSPKSSSPVSPATSPVTSPPAPPSYAPGYSPSGSMAPKSSSAGSPSSSPAGSPSSVSYSPSDSPSAYSPSEMGPSGDAPSGSAMGPSGDAPSASAMGPSGDAPSASAMGPSGGAPSGSTVGPSASGEITSPAEAPGEEKSSANGMAVMSVTTVLSLVIAMFMSA